A region from the Desulfoglaeba alkanexedens ALDC genome encodes:
- a CDS encoding response regulator: MSYNVLIVDDSKSMRSVIKKVLRISGFRSGEILEAENGKEALELLKGNWVDLILTDIYMPVMDGIEFIRRLEQEETLKDVPVLLLTTEGNEERLQEAMALGAKAYLRKPFQPEAIRALLNQILGETDGREPEGCDEGCDF, translated from the coding sequence ATGTCGTACAATGTTTTGATCGTTGATGATTCGAAATCCATGCGAAGCGTCATCAAGAAGGTTCTTCGCATTTCAGGATTTCGCAGCGGAGAAATCCTCGAGGCGGAAAACGGGAAGGAAGCACTGGAGCTCCTGAAGGGCAACTGGGTTGACCTCATCCTCACGGACATCTATATGCCCGTGATGGACGGGATCGAGTTCATTCGGAGGTTGGAGCAGGAAGAGACCTTGAAGGACGTCCCGGTGCTGCTTCTGACGACGGAAGGCAACGAAGAAAGACTGCAGGAGGCCATGGCCCTGGGAGCGAAGGCCTATCTTCGCAAGCCCTTTCAACCCGAAGCGATTCGAGCTTTGCTGAACCAGATCCTTGGAGAGACCGATGGACGGGAACCTGAGGGATGTGATGAAGGATGCGATTTCTGA
- a CDS encoding chemotaxis protein CheA codes for MTKNGDVHGIALEILNRLTNGVVMGADDLMGIGDCLNLLDELEGRPDLPEEWSETIQEVKKRFNRIILEESPDVDHDWRAIQEMLSDLAGEGQSQDRGADLGGSTGENGSVSLGGAPAEAEATSAVSEILESQAPEAGSEELEVQDPELLRDFVEEAKEHLASIEINMISLEADPDDKEAVNEVFRPFHSIKGVAGFLNLKGIHELTHEVENLLDEARSGHIKITDALIDLVLNAVDILKVLLGELEDASSGREGAGISMHLVRGFMERVRRFRPDAEGKALREVPQIGKILVDQGVIEPERLEEAAERSRRSNRRIGEELVSEGLVAPQDLGRALRQQRHLKEGAASVRVDTMKLDGLVDMVGELVIAQSMVLQNPEVQGIKDQKFQKDAVQLRRITAELQRISMSLRMVPIKSTFQKMIRLVRDLSHKSGKEVTLVMRGEETEIDRNMVEEIYEPLVHMIRNSLDHGIEMPQERIKAGKEPTGTISLSAEQKGGNIIIELQDDGRGLDVEKIRSRAVERGLISPEDVLEDKDIYELIFQAGFSTKDEITDVSGRGVGMDVVRKSVEGLRGKLEVSSRPGRGTLFVLKLPLTMAIIDGMVIRVGKERYVIPTVALKESLRPARENYLTVQGRGEMIMVRDHLMSLIRLHELLDVEPQHRHPWDALVLVVTEDTRSYCLLADEIIGRQEVVIKSLGGSLRNVKGISGGAILGDGKVALIIDVKGLLSSYEEGARDVAEPHRRVA; via the coding sequence ATGACAAAGAATGGGGATGTGCATGGCATCGCACTGGAGATCCTCAACCGTTTGACGAACGGGGTGGTCATGGGCGCCGATGATCTCATGGGCATTGGAGACTGTCTGAACCTTTTGGACGAACTCGAAGGACGCCCGGATCTGCCGGAGGAATGGTCGGAGACGATTCAAGAGGTCAAAAAACGCTTCAACCGGATCATCCTCGAAGAATCCCCTGACGTGGACCATGATTGGCGAGCCATCCAGGAGATGCTCAGCGATCTGGCGGGTGAGGGGCAATCCCAAGACCGAGGTGCGGACTTGGGCGGGTCGACCGGCGAGAATGGGTCCGTATCCCTCGGTGGGGCACCCGCGGAGGCGGAAGCGACTTCCGCTGTGTCCGAAATCCTGGAAAGCCAGGCGCCCGAGGCCGGATCGGAAGAACTGGAAGTTCAGGATCCCGAACTTCTTCGCGACTTTGTTGAAGAGGCCAAAGAGCATCTGGCGTCAATCGAGATCAACATGATTTCCCTGGAGGCCGATCCGGACGACAAGGAAGCCGTCAACGAGGTGTTCAGACCCTTTCACAGCATCAAGGGCGTGGCCGGCTTCCTGAACCTCAAGGGAATCCACGAGTTGACCCACGAAGTCGAAAACCTCCTGGACGAAGCCCGTTCGGGGCATATCAAGATAACGGACGCCCTCATCGACCTGGTCCTAAACGCCGTGGACATCCTCAAGGTGCTGCTCGGCGAACTGGAGGACGCGAGCTCGGGGCGGGAGGGAGCCGGCATTTCGATGCACCTGGTCCGCGGCTTTATGGAGAGAGTGCGTCGCTTCCGGCCGGACGCGGAAGGGAAAGCGTTGCGGGAGGTTCCTCAAATTGGAAAGATCTTGGTCGATCAAGGGGTGATCGAACCGGAGCGCCTCGAGGAGGCGGCCGAAAGGAGTCGTCGCAGCAACCGGAGGATCGGGGAAGAACTGGTTTCGGAAGGTCTGGTGGCACCGCAGGACTTGGGACGTGCCTTGAGGCAGCAGCGGCACCTGAAGGAAGGAGCGGCTTCGGTTCGGGTCGACACCATGAAGCTCGACGGCCTGGTGGACATGGTGGGCGAACTGGTCATCGCGCAATCCATGGTGCTTCAGAATCCTGAGGTGCAGGGGATCAAGGATCAGAAATTCCAGAAGGACGCCGTTCAGCTCCGCCGGATCACCGCAGAACTGCAGCGGATCAGCATGTCGCTTCGCATGGTGCCCATCAAGAGCACCTTTCAGAAAATGATCCGCCTGGTACGGGACCTTTCCCACAAGTCTGGAAAAGAAGTGACTTTGGTCATGCGCGGCGAGGAGACGGAAATCGACCGCAACATGGTGGAGGAAATCTACGAACCGCTGGTGCACATGATCCGAAACTCGCTGGATCACGGAATCGAAATGCCGCAGGAACGGATCAAGGCCGGCAAGGAGCCCACCGGTACCATTTCCCTTTCGGCGGAACAGAAGGGGGGGAACATCATCATCGAACTCCAGGACGACGGCCGCGGGTTGGATGTGGAAAAGATTCGATCGCGAGCAGTCGAACGCGGACTCATTTCCCCGGAGGACGTCCTGGAGGACAAGGATATTTATGAACTGATCTTCCAAGCCGGTTTTTCCACCAAAGACGAGATTACCGATGTGTCGGGCCGCGGCGTTGGGATGGACGTGGTTCGAAAGAGTGTGGAGGGGCTCCGGGGGAAGCTCGAGGTCTCGAGTCGGCCGGGCAGGGGAACCCTTTTCGTATTAAAGCTGCCGCTCACCATGGCCATCATCGACGGCATGGTGATCCGCGTGGGTAAAGAACGCTATGTGATTCCGACGGTGGCGCTCAAGGAATCGCTTCGCCCCGCCCGGGAGAATTACCTCACGGTGCAGGGTCGAGGGGAAATGATCATGGTGCGCGATCACCTCATGTCGCTTATCCGGCTCCACGAACTCCTGGACGTGGAGCCCCAGCACCGCCATCCTTGGGATGCCCTGGTGCTTGTGGTCACCGAGGACACGCGATCGTACTGCCTGCTGGCCGACGAAATCATCGGCAGGCAGGAGGTCGTCATCAAGAGCCTCGGTGGTTCTCTGAGGAATGTAAAGGGGATTTCTGGCGGAGCGATTCTGGGGGACGGCAAGGTGGCGCTGATCATCGACGTCAAGGGACTCCTGAGTTCCTACGAAGAGGGTGCGAGAGATGTTGCGGAACCTCACAGAAGAGTGGCGTGA
- the flgM gene encoding flagellar biosynthesis anti-sigma factor FlgM — MEIKKMSSYLAQVAQQMDLSAVRSAEDGKATNVRDGQVPPDRVDFSREAQEMAQVKKVMMERDELRAERVDHLQQMVENRTYKVEPEEIAARMLDELI, encoded by the coding sequence ATGGAAATCAAAAAGATGTCTTCCTATTTGGCGCAAGTGGCTCAGCAGATGGACCTGTCAGCGGTGCGGTCTGCAGAAGATGGCAAAGCCACGAACGTCCGTGACGGGCAGGTGCCTCCCGATCGAGTGGACTTTTCAAGGGAAGCCCAGGAAATGGCGCAGGTGAAGAAAGTGATGATGGAGCGGGACGAGCTGCGGGCCGAAAGGGTCGATCATCTACAGCAAATGGTCGAGAATAGAACCTACAAGGTCGAACCCGAGGAAATCGCGGCTCGCATGCTGGATGAGCTCATCTGA
- a CDS encoding CheR family methyltransferase: protein MATIELGDSGSFMAHPMSESLFRQFSELVYEQCGINLHEGKRTLLEARLAKRLRATGMDCPEEYYRYITSAEGRAELIHFLDSVSTNLTAFFREVQHFEYLERHVLPEIVERKRAERRFRLRAWCAACSTGEEPYSIAMTVLSVLDRPETWDFKILATDISTKVLAIAEQGRYSRERLAKVPEAYRRLFFRGSPGGGSADTFEVIPEVRRIVTFRRLNLKDPYPFHGPFDFIFCRNVMIYFDKSTQESLINRMAAYLAPGGYFFVGHAESLTGLKHPLIYVKPAVYRK from the coding sequence ATGGCAACGATCGAACTCGGTGACAGCGGATCTTTTATGGCTCATCCCATGTCCGAAAGCCTGTTCCGCCAGTTCAGCGAACTGGTCTACGAACAGTGCGGGATCAATCTTCACGAAGGCAAGCGAACGCTCCTCGAGGCACGGCTGGCCAAGAGACTCCGGGCGACCGGCATGGACTGTCCCGAAGAGTACTACCGCTATATCACATCCGCGGAAGGTAGGGCCGAGCTCATTCATTTTCTGGACAGCGTTTCCACAAACCTCACCGCCTTCTTCAGGGAAGTGCAGCATTTCGAGTATCTGGAGCGCCATGTGTTGCCGGAAATCGTGGAACGAAAGCGGGCCGAGCGCAGGTTCAGGCTTCGTGCCTGGTGCGCTGCCTGTTCCACGGGTGAAGAGCCGTACAGTATCGCCATGACGGTCCTTTCCGTGCTGGACCGGCCCGAAACTTGGGATTTCAAGATCCTGGCGACGGACATCTCCACGAAGGTGCTGGCCATAGCCGAGCAGGGGCGGTACTCGAGAGAGCGCCTGGCCAAGGTTCCTGAAGCCTACCGGCGGCTGTTCTTTCGCGGGTCGCCCGGAGGGGGCTCGGCCGACACCTTCGAGGTGATTCCGGAAGTCCGCCGCATCGTCACCTTCCGGCGCCTGAACCTCAAAGATCCTTATCCGTTCCATGGACCGTTCGACTTCATCTTTTGCCGTAACGTCATGATCTATTTCGATAAGTCCACACAGGAGTCCCTGATCAACCGAATGGCCGCGTATCTGGCGCCCGGCGGATACTTCTTCGTGGGGCATGCGGAGAGCCTCACGGGGCTGAAACACCCGCTGATCTATGTCAAGCCGGCTGTTTACCGTAAGTAG
- a CDS encoding chemotaxis protein CheD, whose translation MQRVIIRVADMAVSNRPDEILITYSLGSCIAVVIYDPRVRVGGILHYMLPESSMDPEKAKRKPAMFADTGIPMLFKASYALGAQKKNLTVKVVGGAHILDENGVFNIGKRNYMALRKIFWRNNVLVSAEHVGGSVNRTVRLMMDTGQVILKVSGLGEMEL comes from the coding sequence ATGCAACGAGTGATTATCAGAGTTGCGGACATGGCGGTGAGCAACCGCCCCGACGAGATCCTCATCACCTACTCGCTGGGGTCCTGCATAGCGGTGGTGATTTACGATCCCAGGGTGAGGGTGGGAGGGATTCTGCACTACATGCTGCCGGAATCGTCCATGGATCCGGAAAAGGCCAAACGGAAGCCGGCCATGTTCGCGGATACGGGGATCCCGATGCTGTTCAAAGCCAGCTATGCGTTGGGAGCCCAGAAAAAGAACCTGACGGTGAAAGTCGTCGGTGGAGCTCATATCCTCGACGAAAACGGGGTGTTCAACATAGGAAAACGCAATTACATGGCGTTGCGCAAGATCTTCTGGAGGAACAATGTGCTCGTTTCCGCGGAGCACGTCGGCGGGAGCGTGAACCGAACCGTCCGGCTGATGATGGATACGGGGCAGGTGATCCTGAAGGTGTCCGGCCTGGGAGAGATGGAGCTGTAG
- a CDS encoding DVU0524 family FlgM-associated protein has protein sequence MLITDYHVQSVLRTYTKQLQRLHCDEMGDGGGKSRMPEERVTISDEARRHLIRERVALQALGRLVPSEAR, from the coding sequence ATGCTGATCACCGATTATCATGTGCAAAGCGTGCTTCGCACGTACACGAAGCAGTTGCAGCGGCTGCACTGTGATGAAATGGGCGACGGCGGCGGGAAGTCTCGAATGCCCGAAGAGCGGGTGACCATTTCGGATGAGGCTCGCCGACACCTGATCCGGGAGCGCGTGGCGTTGCAGGCGCTCGGGCGTTTGGTGCCGTCCGAGGCTCGATGA
- a CDS encoding protein phosphatase CheZ: protein MLRNLTEEWRDLIHRLERLEQTLATDADPERATGLWREAVKDLAGSAAMLGLEGLDEVSEELEALFERTAASGSFEEDLPLIRRAVDKLIREIREVLEAAAPGGEEAEFADLATAVEKLGGRLIRPSRDGHERRLEIEFPMDHGILNRVEACLLFHDVTASVSGSTADEGEVLEEVIDGIKEFMTSFAAGNVERAQQILLDIAQCRHPALYKEIGLLARELHTSLRDFQLKLDPALKEIVQERLPDSGNRLEHIIQLTENAANVTMDHVEAIQRRNEEDRGRASRLRELAQALYPVGDQAARRLEGILSEVTELEADLSKNHEDLLTILTAQDYQDLTGQIILKIIRLLNDLEDKLLHLIKSFGVRVESETGRRSSEGELYGPAHKDVESALHSQDDVDAMLAEFGF, encoded by the coding sequence ATGTTGCGGAACCTCACAGAAGAGTGGCGTGACTTGATTCATCGGCTGGAACGCCTGGAACAGACACTGGCTACCGATGCGGATCCTGAGCGGGCGACCGGCTTGTGGCGTGAGGCGGTCAAGGATCTTGCCGGCTCTGCGGCCATGCTCGGCCTTGAGGGTCTCGACGAAGTGAGCGAGGAGCTGGAAGCCCTTTTCGAGAGGACCGCGGCTTCCGGGTCGTTCGAGGAAGATCTCCCGTTGATCCGCAGGGCCGTGGACAAGCTGATCCGCGAAATACGGGAGGTCTTGGAGGCGGCTGCTCCCGGCGGGGAAGAGGCGGAATTCGCCGATCTGGCAACGGCGGTGGAAAAGCTCGGGGGGCGCCTGATTCGACCAAGCCGGGACGGGCATGAACGCCGCCTGGAGATTGAGTTCCCCATGGATCATGGAATCTTAAACCGGGTGGAAGCCTGTCTCTTGTTTCACGACGTGACCGCTTCGGTTTCCGGTTCTACGGCGGATGAAGGTGAGGTTCTGGAAGAGGTCATCGACGGCATCAAGGAGTTCATGACGTCGTTCGCCGCCGGCAACGTGGAGCGCGCCCAGCAGATCCTGCTCGACATCGCTCAGTGCCGGCATCCCGCTCTCTACAAGGAAATCGGTTTGCTTGCGCGTGAACTGCACACATCGCTCAGGGATTTTCAGCTCAAACTGGATCCCGCCTTGAAAGAAATCGTGCAGGAGAGGTTGCCGGATTCGGGCAACCGCCTGGAGCACATCATCCAGCTGACGGAAAATGCGGCGAATGTCACCATGGACCATGTGGAGGCGATCCAGCGTCGGAATGAAGAAGACCGAGGGCGGGCTTCGCGATTGAGGGAGCTTGCGCAGGCGCTTTATCCTGTGGGGGACCAGGCGGCCAGGCGGCTGGAGGGGATCCTTTCGGAGGTCACGGAGCTCGAAGCGGATCTTTCAAAGAATCACGAGGACCTGCTCACCATTCTGACGGCTCAGGACTATCAAGATCTCACGGGCCAGATCATCTTGAAGATCATCCGGCTGCTGAACGATCTGGAAGACAAGCTGTTGCATCTCATCAAATCGTTTGGGGTGCGTGTGGAGTCGGAAACCGGGAGGCGTTCGTCGGAGGGGGAACTCTACGGGCCGGCTCACAAAGATGTGGAAAGCGCGCTGCATTCCCAGGACGATGTGGATGCCATGCTGGCGGAATTCGGTTTTTGA
- a CDS encoding chemotaxis response regulator CheY, whose product MTVLVVDDFSTMRRIIRNILRELGFKNILEAENGAAAVTVLKNHDVDLIVADWNMPEMTGLELLKWVRGNARTKDLPFLMVTAEAQKENIVEAVKAKVSHYIIKPFTAATLQEKLQKILPQE is encoded by the coding sequence ATGACGGTTCTGGTGGTGGATGACTTCTCCACGATGCGCCGCATTATACGGAATATCCTGAGGGAATTGGGCTTCAAGAACATATTGGAAGCCGAAAACGGTGCGGCGGCGGTGACGGTGCTCAAGAACCACGATGTGGACCTGATCGTCGCCGACTGGAACATGCCTGAAATGACGGGCCTCGAGCTGCTCAAATGGGTCCGGGGCAACGCCCGGACCAAGGACCTGCCGTTTCTCATGGTGACAGCGGAGGCACAGAAAGAAAACATCGTGGAAGCGGTCAAGGCCAAGGTCAGCCATTACATCATCAAGCCTTTTACCGCGGCGACGCTTCAGGAAAAGCTGCAGAAGATACTTCCTCAAGAGTGA
- a CDS encoding chemotaxis protein CheX produces MDGNLRDVMKDAISEVLTTMFFVEVSFSDNGTPVFDESMGARITLHRRRGGRSCAWILSFHLSRAFATLISANLLGKDESDVSHDEVQDVMLEMANMIGGSCVARLPESDWVLGLPEWLADPSPPVQEGETLILCTWEEQVGVVRMVETPV; encoded by the coding sequence ATGGACGGGAACCTGAGGGATGTGATGAAGGATGCGATTTCTGAGGTGCTGACCACGATGTTTTTCGTCGAGGTGAGCTTCTCGGATAACGGAACACCGGTCTTCGATGAAAGTATGGGAGCACGGATCACTCTGCACCGGAGGCGGGGCGGAAGGTCTTGTGCATGGATCCTCAGCTTTCACTTGTCGCGGGCCTTTGCGACCTTGATTTCAGCCAATCTCCTGGGCAAGGATGAATCGGATGTGTCCCATGACGAGGTTCAAGACGTGATGTTGGAGATGGCCAACATGATCGGCGGAAGCTGTGTCGCACGATTGCCGGAATCCGATTGGGTTCTGGGGCTTCCCGAATGGCTGGCGGACCCGTCGCCGCCGGTCCAGGAGGGGGAGACGCTGATTCTGTGCACATGGGAAGAACAGGTGGGTGTTGTCCGAATGGTCGAAACGCCCGTTTGA